A genome region from Panicum virgatum strain AP13 chromosome 4K, P.virgatum_v5, whole genome shotgun sequence includes the following:
- the LOC120704580 gene encoding DNA-binding protein RHL1-like: MVKKASAAPADAESDERRRLRTLAFSNGLLQRGDPPAPRAPLAPSAAVACLQGRDIVRRGGQRKGRFLFSFPGLLAPAASGGRVGELADLGTKNPVLYLEFPQGRMKLFGTHVYPKNKYLTLQMTRSAKGVVCEDVFESLIVFSEAWWVGTKDHNPEELKLEFPEEFQNDGVAADCDFRGGAGAAIDEATAIKAGKEIAEPRSPNFESDGDASDDSDQKDGNGTQSTSGAPSVRQSSRNAGKALKKYTDLSSGGDSSNSDNEAEVPEDLDEKEMESLSVKNEHQSEDIKPADSSALPISSKKEPLVQATLSSMFKKAEEKKRATRSPKGSPATKGPAAKKQRASPMAKQPAGIKKASGTRRKQTPKVEDDGIEELSSSSQDNAVDDDSDEDWAV; this comes from the exons ATGGTAAAGAAGGCCTCCGCGGCACCCGCCGACGCCGAGtccgacgagcgccgccgcctccgcacgCTCGCCTTCTCCAATGGCCTCCTCCAGCGCGGCGACCCGCCGGCGCCACGGGCCCCGCTCGCGCCTTCGGCTGCCGTCGCTTGCCTGCAGGGCCGCGACAtcgtgcgccgcggcggccagcggAAGGGCCGCTTCCTCTTCTCTTTCCCTGGCCTCCTCGCGCCTGCTGCCTCGGGCGGCCGCGTCGGCGAGCTCGCTGACCTCGGGACCAAGAACCCCGTGCTCTACCTAGAGTTCCCCCAG GGAAGAATGAAGCTTTTCGGGACGCACGTCTACCCCAAGAACAAGTACCTCACGCTGCAGATGACAAGATCGGCTAAGGGCGTAGTCTGTGAGGACGTCTTCGAGAGCCTG ATTGTATTTTCTGAAGCCTGGTGGGTTGGGACAAAAGACCATAACCCAGAAGAACTGAAACTTGAGTTTCCGGAAGAATTCCAAAAT GATGGCGTAGCAGCAGATTGTGATTTCAGAGGTGGAGCAGGTGCTGCCATTGATGAAGCAACTGCAATTAAAGCTGGAAAGGAAATCGCAGAACCCCGTTCCCCCAATTTTGAATCTGATGGCGATGCTTCTGATGATTCAGATCAAAAGGATGGGAATGGCACACAATCTACAAGTGGAGCACCTTCAGTAAGACAGTCTTCTAGAAATGCAGGGAAAGCCTTGAAAAA GTACACAGATTTATCTTCTGGTGGTGATTCATCTAACAGTGACAATGAAGCTGAGGTACCTGAGGACTTGGATGAGAAG GAGATGGAGAGTCTATCTGTTAAGAACGAACACCAAAGCGAAGACATCAAACCTGCAGATTCTTCAGCATTGCCTATCTCTAGCAAGAAAGAGCCTCTTGTTCAGGCTACTCTGTCTAGTATGTTTAAAAAAGCCGAAGAGAAAAAG AGGGCCACAAGAAGTCCTAAAGGATCCCCTGCGACAAAAG GTCCTGCTGCTAAGAAGCAGCGAGCAAGTCCAATGGCAAAACAGCCAGCAGGGATCAAGAAAG CCAGCGGAACTAGGAGAAAGCAAACACCAAAG GTGGAAGATGAtggaatcgaagagctttcaagTTCGTCCCAG GATAATGCTGTGGACGATGATAGTGATGAGGACTGGGCTGTgtga
- the LOC120704581 gene encoding transmembrane protein 53-like: MMASFSGPLHRPLSAMAIAAFAAVSSLELPDKLSHHKLSDASAKADALVSLRATRTNVPAAPSASALSVQLLPRNLQSLQPLKAPFASLPVIQTVYQYARFTKTSEQDDAMPGIPSSSSDVLYRWHLPDPRVCAEFPDKSQTVVVLLGWLGSRQKHLKRYADWYTSRGFHAVTFTLPMSDILSYNLGGKAEKNVEMLSEHLAGWVREESGKKIIFHTFSNTGWLCYGVILENLQRQDASAVEKIKACVVDSAPVAAPDPQVWASGFSAALMKKRSSTTKGLGSIDSRSDVLVVESNMEPKPAATEAVLLSALETFFDVVLNYPRINRRLSDVMELLSSKQPKCPQLYIYSSADRVIPAKSVESFIEVQRRAGREVRACDFVSSPHVDHYRSNPGLYTSQLSNFLEECVLTNRRQNAGSS; the protein is encoded by the exons ATGATGGCTTCCTTCTCAGGACCCCTCCACCGCCCCCTCTCCGCCATGGCCATCGCAGCCttcgccgccgtctcctccctCGAGCTGCCCGACAAGTTGTCCCACCACAAGCTTTCTGATGCAAGCGCGAAAGCAGATGCGCTTGTGTCACTTCGAGCCACCAGGACAAATGTTCCAGCGGCGCCTTCAGCCTCTGCCCTGTCTGTGCAGCTATTGCCACGCAATCTCCAGAGTTTGCAACCGTTGAAGGCTCCGTTCGCGTCTTTGCCGGTCATCCAGACGGTTTACCAGTATGCAAGGTTTACCAAGACCTCGGAACAAGACGATGCGATGCCCGGAATTCCTTCCTCGTCGTCTGATGTGCTGTACCGCTGGCATCTGCCGGACCCCAGGGTCTGTGCCGAATTCCCTGACAAGTCTCAGACGGTGGTGGTTCTTCTTGGGTGGCTGGGCTCAAGGCAGAAGCATCTCAAGAGATATGCTGATTGGTACACCTCCAGGGGCTTCCATGCTGTCACTTTCACTCTCCCAATGTCTGACATCCTCAGTTATAACCTTGGAGGGAAGGCTGAGAAGAATGTAGAGATGCTATCTGAACATCTTGCTGGCTGGGTAAGGGAGGAGAGTGGGAAGAAGATTATTTTTCACACCTTCAGTAATACTGGTTGGCTTTG CTATGGCGTAATTCTGGAGAACCTACAACGGCAGGATGCTTCAGCAGTGGAGAAAATTAAAGCTTGTGTAGTAGACTCTGCACCTGTTGCTGCACCTGATCCTCAG GTTTGGGCCTCTGGCTTCTCAGCTGCCCTCATGAAAAAACGTAGTAGCACCACAAAAGGACTAGGATCAATTGATTCAAGGTCTGATGTCCTAGTTGTGGAGTCTAACATGGAGCCCAAGCCGGCAGCAACAGAGGCAGTTCTGCTATCAGCTTTGGAGACCTTTTTTGACGTTGTTTTGAACTATCCAAGGATCAACAG GAGGTTATCTGATGTCATGGAGCTTTTGTCGTCGAAGCAACCAAAGTGCCCCCAACTGTACATATACAGCTCCGCTGACAGGGTCATCCCAGCAAAATCAGTGGAGTCATTCATCGAGGTGCAGCGGAGAGCGGGGCGCGAGGTGAGAGCCTGCGACTTTGTGTCGTCGCCCCATGTGGATCACTACCGGAGCAATCCTGGGTTGTACACCTCTCAGCTGAGCAACTTCTTGGAGGAATGTGTCCTTACAAACCGTCGCCAGAATGCAGGGTCATCATGA